One Ostrea edulis chromosome 2, xbOstEdul1.1, whole genome shotgun sequence genomic region harbors:
- the LOC125678093 gene encoding uncharacterized protein LOC125678093 isoform X3 produces MKIIQVSMLLFCATNAAGFGLRRLFRDILTSQSGSRPQERGVATINDSNPSYIDSWDWEEDSDSASSEEGGLHMFFRFLYDGEEDKNSINTETTTQQNPQTSSPNDIDKEINSTTTETPSVTTTEENDDNMTNIETTTASNTDDNSTRTETPSTTTMEVSTDSDTTTVYDKTTTETAKTTTTERTTYPDTTLTYAQTTMSTTTTRDDVKTEVTSSTTVSPTTTAYYITTENTFIEGDLSIDDKVNKTDLNSTDDFQKIIDEYSDYIDQGPTRGDLPSTRTSSQNIQTTTSFPVGSGIIDASLSNTEEDKRKDTNGVAQINQSSTKTTANRMDVTAGRIGNILSDVVVQFLNSKQTIAEAGGEMVHQKSTSGVHTDVIDIRLGNDVTTTTSPPKTTVFFTPSDSQKNAIADSQQIFFTERVAKIGKDFIVLPDFDNGAVLLEPIVPAGSMKTDTISDFDYVPSKTLSYKTIPNSI; encoded by the exons ATGAAGATAATTCAGGTTAGCATGCTTCTTTTCTGTGCAACAAATGCTGCTGGTTTCGGTCTCCGACGACTTTTTCGTGACATTTTAACTTCTCAATCAGGATCCCGTCCACAAGAGAGag GTGTGGCTACTATAAATGACAGTAATCCAAGCTACATTGATTCGTGGGACTGGGAGGAAGATAGTGACTCGGCCAGTTCTGAAGAGGGAGGGCTCCACATGTTCTTTCGATTTTTGTATGatggagaagaagataaaaattcaataaatacaGAGACGACTACACAGCAAAACCCACAGACGTCATCTCCAAATGATATTGACAAAGAAATTAATTCTACAACTACTGAAACACCATCCGTAACCACAACAGAAGAAAATGACGACAACATGACGAATATTGAAACGACCACTGCAAGCAATACAGATGATAATTCTACGAGAACCGAAACACCATCAACAACTACAATGGAGGTTAGCACGGATTCAGACACCACCACGGTCTATGACAAGACGACGACAGAAACAGCCAAGACAACGACAACAGAAAGAACGACATACCCCGACACCACATTAACGTATGCGCAGACGACAATGTCAACGACAACTACACGTGACGATGTCAAAACAGAAGTGACTAGTTCAACAACTGTGTCCCCGACAACCACGGCATATTACATTACAACAGAAAATACCTTCATTGAAGGAGATTTGTCCATTGACGACAAGGTTAACAAAACCGATTTGAATTCAACAGAcgactttcagaaaataattgatGAATACAGCGATTACATAGATCAAGGTCCAACGAGAGGCGATTTGCCGTCCACCAGAACATCGTCACAAAATATACAGACAACAACTTCATTTCCTGTTGGTAGTGGAATTATAGACGCGTCCTTATCCAATACAGAAGAGGACAAAAGAAAAGACACAAATGGTGTAGCTCAAATCAACCAAAGCTCCACGAAAACTACTGCAAATCGTATGGATGTAACCGCTGGAAGGATTGGTAACATTCTCTCGGATGTCGTTGTGCAATTTTTAAACAGCAAACAAACGATTGCAGAAGCTGGGGGGGAAATGGTCCATCAGAAATCCACGTCTGGAGTACACACTGACGTTATAGACATTAGACTTGGAAATGACGTCACTACCACAACTAGTCCACCCAAAACCACCGTATTTTTTACGCCATCTGATTCTCAGAAAAACGCCATTGCAGACTCACAGCAGATATTTTTTACCGAAAGAGTGGCAAAAATTGGAAAGGATTTCATTGTTCTCCCAGATTTTGACAATGGTGCAGTTCTTTTAGAACCAATTGTCCCTGCAGGAAGCATGAAAACGGACACAATATCAGACTTTGACTATGTACCTTCTAAAACATTATCCTACAAAACAATTCCTAATAGCATATAA
- the LOC125678093 gene encoding uncharacterized protein LOC125678093 isoform X1 produces MKLQNDKKIIVIIIMKIIQVSMLLFCATNAAGFGLRRLFRDILTSQSGSRPQERGVATINDSNPSYIDSWDWEEDSDSASSEEGGLHMFFRFLYDGEEDKNSINTETTTQQNPQTSSPNDIDKEINSTTTETPSVTTTEENDDNMTNIETTTASNTDDNSTRTETPSTTTMEVSTDSDTTTVYDKTTTETAKTTTTERTTYPDTTLTYAQTTMSTTTTRDDVKTEVTSSTTVSPTTTAYYITTENTFIEGDLSIDDKVNKTDLNSTDDFQKIIDEYSDYIDQGPTRGDLPSTRTSSQNIQTTTSFPVGSGIIDASLSNTEEDKRKDTNGVAQINQSSTKTTANRMDVTAGRIGNILSDVVVQFLNSKQTIAEAGGEMVHQKSTSGVHTDVIDIRLGNDVTTTTSPPKTTVFFTPSDSQKNAIADSQQIFFTERVAKIGKDFIVLPDFDNGAVLLEPIVPAGSMKTDTISDFDYVPSKTLSYKTIPNSI; encoded by the exons ATGAAATTGCAAAATGACAAGAAAATCATAGTAATC ataaTAATGAAGATAATTCAGGTTAGCATGCTTCTTTTCTGTGCAACAAATGCTGCTGGTTTCGGTCTCCGACGACTTTTTCGTGACATTTTAACTTCTCAATCAGGATCCCGTCCACAAGAGAGag GTGTGGCTACTATAAATGACAGTAATCCAAGCTACATTGATTCGTGGGACTGGGAGGAAGATAGTGACTCGGCCAGTTCTGAAGAGGGAGGGCTCCACATGTTCTTTCGATTTTTGTATGatggagaagaagataaaaattcaataaatacaGAGACGACTACACAGCAAAACCCACAGACGTCATCTCCAAATGATATTGACAAAGAAATTAATTCTACAACTACTGAAACACCATCCGTAACCACAACAGAAGAAAATGACGACAACATGACGAATATTGAAACGACCACTGCAAGCAATACAGATGATAATTCTACGAGAACCGAAACACCATCAACAACTACAATGGAGGTTAGCACGGATTCAGACACCACCACGGTCTATGACAAGACGACGACAGAAACAGCCAAGACAACGACAACAGAAAGAACGACATACCCCGACACCACATTAACGTATGCGCAGACGACAATGTCAACGACAACTACACGTGACGATGTCAAAACAGAAGTGACTAGTTCAACAACTGTGTCCCCGACAACCACGGCATATTACATTACAACAGAAAATACCTTCATTGAAGGAGATTTGTCCATTGACGACAAGGTTAACAAAACCGATTTGAATTCAACAGAcgactttcagaaaataattgatGAATACAGCGATTACATAGATCAAGGTCCAACGAGAGGCGATTTGCCGTCCACCAGAACATCGTCACAAAATATACAGACAACAACTTCATTTCCTGTTGGTAGTGGAATTATAGACGCGTCCTTATCCAATACAGAAGAGGACAAAAGAAAAGACACAAATGGTGTAGCTCAAATCAACCAAAGCTCCACGAAAACTACTGCAAATCGTATGGATGTAACCGCTGGAAGGATTGGTAACATTCTCTCGGATGTCGTTGTGCAATTTTTAAACAGCAAACAAACGATTGCAGAAGCTGGGGGGGAAATGGTCCATCAGAAATCCACGTCTGGAGTACACACTGACGTTATAGACATTAGACTTGGAAATGACGTCACTACCACAACTAGTCCACCCAAAACCACCGTATTTTTTACGCCATCTGATTCTCAGAAAAACGCCATTGCAGACTCACAGCAGATATTTTTTACCGAAAGAGTGGCAAAAATTGGAAAGGATTTCATTGTTCTCCCAGATTTTGACAATGGTGCAGTTCTTTTAGAACCAATTGTCCCTGCAGGAAGCATGAAAACGGACACAATATCAGACTTTGACTATGTACCTTCTAAAACATTATCCTACAAAACAATTCCTAATAGCATATAA
- the LOC125678093 gene encoding uncharacterized protein LOC125678093 isoform X2: MKLQNDKKIIIIMKIIQVSMLLFCATNAAGFGLRRLFRDILTSQSGSRPQERGVATINDSNPSYIDSWDWEEDSDSASSEEGGLHMFFRFLYDGEEDKNSINTETTTQQNPQTSSPNDIDKEINSTTTETPSVTTTEENDDNMTNIETTTASNTDDNSTRTETPSTTTMEVSTDSDTTTVYDKTTTETAKTTTTERTTYPDTTLTYAQTTMSTTTTRDDVKTEVTSSTTVSPTTTAYYITTENTFIEGDLSIDDKVNKTDLNSTDDFQKIIDEYSDYIDQGPTRGDLPSTRTSSQNIQTTTSFPVGSGIIDASLSNTEEDKRKDTNGVAQINQSSTKTTANRMDVTAGRIGNILSDVVVQFLNSKQTIAEAGGEMVHQKSTSGVHTDVIDIRLGNDVTTTTSPPKTTVFFTPSDSQKNAIADSQQIFFTERVAKIGKDFIVLPDFDNGAVLLEPIVPAGSMKTDTISDFDYVPSKTLSYKTIPNSI, translated from the exons ATGAAATTGCAAAATGACAAGAAAATCATA ataaTAATGAAGATAATTCAGGTTAGCATGCTTCTTTTCTGTGCAACAAATGCTGCTGGTTTCGGTCTCCGACGACTTTTTCGTGACATTTTAACTTCTCAATCAGGATCCCGTCCACAAGAGAGag GTGTGGCTACTATAAATGACAGTAATCCAAGCTACATTGATTCGTGGGACTGGGAGGAAGATAGTGACTCGGCCAGTTCTGAAGAGGGAGGGCTCCACATGTTCTTTCGATTTTTGTATGatggagaagaagataaaaattcaataaatacaGAGACGACTACACAGCAAAACCCACAGACGTCATCTCCAAATGATATTGACAAAGAAATTAATTCTACAACTACTGAAACACCATCCGTAACCACAACAGAAGAAAATGACGACAACATGACGAATATTGAAACGACCACTGCAAGCAATACAGATGATAATTCTACGAGAACCGAAACACCATCAACAACTACAATGGAGGTTAGCACGGATTCAGACACCACCACGGTCTATGACAAGACGACGACAGAAACAGCCAAGACAACGACAACAGAAAGAACGACATACCCCGACACCACATTAACGTATGCGCAGACGACAATGTCAACGACAACTACACGTGACGATGTCAAAACAGAAGTGACTAGTTCAACAACTGTGTCCCCGACAACCACGGCATATTACATTACAACAGAAAATACCTTCATTGAAGGAGATTTGTCCATTGACGACAAGGTTAACAAAACCGATTTGAATTCAACAGAcgactttcagaaaataattgatGAATACAGCGATTACATAGATCAAGGTCCAACGAGAGGCGATTTGCCGTCCACCAGAACATCGTCACAAAATATACAGACAACAACTTCATTTCCTGTTGGTAGTGGAATTATAGACGCGTCCTTATCCAATACAGAAGAGGACAAAAGAAAAGACACAAATGGTGTAGCTCAAATCAACCAAAGCTCCACGAAAACTACTGCAAATCGTATGGATGTAACCGCTGGAAGGATTGGTAACATTCTCTCGGATGTCGTTGTGCAATTTTTAAACAGCAAACAAACGATTGCAGAAGCTGGGGGGGAAATGGTCCATCAGAAATCCACGTCTGGAGTACACACTGACGTTATAGACATTAGACTTGGAAATGACGTCACTACCACAACTAGTCCACCCAAAACCACCGTATTTTTTACGCCATCTGATTCTCAGAAAAACGCCATTGCAGACTCACAGCAGATATTTTTTACCGAAAGAGTGGCAAAAATTGGAAAGGATTTCATTGTTCTCCCAGATTTTGACAATGGTGCAGTTCTTTTAGAACCAATTGTCCCTGCAGGAAGCATGAAAACGGACACAATATCAGACTTTGACTATGTACCTTCTAAAACATTATCCTACAAAACAATTCCTAATAGCATATAA
- the LOC125678094 gene encoding uncharacterized protein LOC125678094 produces the protein MKIIQVSMLLFCATHAAGFGLRRLFRDILTSQSGSRPQERGVATINDSNPSYIDSWDWEEDSDSASSEEGGLHMFFRFLYDGEEDKNSLNTETTTQQNPQTSSPNDIDKENNSTTTETPSVTTTVASEENDDNMTNIETTTASNTDDNSTRTETPSTTTMEISTNSDTTTVYDKTTTETAKTTTTERTTYPDTTLTYAQTTMSTITPSRDDVKTEVTSSTTVSPTTTAYYITTENTFIEGDLSIDDKVNKTDLNSTDDFQKIIDEYSDYIDQGPTRGDLPSTRTSSQIIQTTTSFPVGSGIIDASLSNTEEDKRKDTNGVAQINQSSTKTTANRMDVTAGRIGNILSDVVMQSLNSKQTIAQAGGKMIHQKSTSGVHSDVIDIRLGNDVTTTTSPPKTTVFFTPPDSQKNAIADSQQPIFTERVAKIGKDFIVLPDFDNGAVLLEPIVPAGSMKTDTISDFDYVPFKTLSYKTIPNSI, from the exons ATGAAGATAATTCAGGTTAGCATGCTTCTTTTCTGTGCAACACATGCTGCTGGTTTCGGTCTCCGACGACTTTTTCGTGACATTTTAACTTCTCAATCAGGATCCCGTCCACAAGAGAGag GTGTGGCTACTATAAATGACAGTAATCCAAGCTACATTGATTCGTGGGACTGGGAGGAAGATAGTGACTCGGCCAGTTCTGAAGAGGGAGGGCTCCACATGTTCTTTCGATTTTTGTATGatggagaagaagataaaaattcATTGAATACAGAGACGACTACACAGCAAAACCCACAGACGTCATCTCCAAATGATATTgacaaagaaaataattctacAACTACTGAAACACCATCCGTAACCACAACAGTGGCATCAGAAGAAAATGACGACAACATGACGAATATTGAAACGACCACTGCAAGCAATACAGATGATAATTCTACGAGAACCGAAACACCATCAACAACTACAATGGAGATTAGCACGAATTCAGACACCACCACGGTCTATGACAAGACGACGACAGAAACAGCCAAGACAACGACAACAGAAAGAACGACATACCCCGACACCACATTAACGTATGCGCAGACGACAATGTCAACGATAACTCCATCACGTGACGATGTCAAAACAGAAGTGACTAGTTCAACAACTGTGTCCCCGACAACCACGGCATATTACATTACAACAGAAAATACCTTCATTGAAGGAGATTTGTCCATTGACGACAAGGTTAACAAAACCGATTTGAATTCAACAGAcgactttcagaaaataattgatGAATACAGCGATTACATAGATCAAGGTCCAACGAGAGGAGATTTGCCGTCCACCAGAACATCGTCACAAATTATACAGACAACAACTTCATTTCCTGTTGGTAGTGGAATTATAGACGCGTCCTTATCCAATACAGAAGAGGACAAAAGAAAAGACACAAATGGTGTAGCTCAAATCAACCAAAGTTCCACGAAAACTACTGCAAATCGTATGGATGTAACCGCTGGAAGGATTGGTAACATTCTCTCGGATGTCGTTATGCAATCTTTAAACAGCAAACAAACGATTGCACAAGCTGGGGGGAAAATGATCCATCAGAAATCCACGTCTGGAGTACACAGTGACGTTATAGACATTAGACTTGGAAATGACGTCACTACCACAACTAGTCCACCCAAAACCACCGTATTTTTTACGCCACCTGATTCTCAGAAAAACGCCATTGCAGACTCACAGCAACCAATTTTTACGGAAAGAGTGGCAAAAATTGGAAAGGATTTCATCGTTCTCCCAGATTTTGACAATGGTGCAGTTCTTTTAGAACCAATTGTCCCTGCAGGAAGCATGAAAACGGACACGATATCAGACTTCGACTATGTACCTTTTAAAACATTATCCTACAAAACAATTCCTAATAGCATATAA